In Paenibacillus sonchi, a single genomic region encodes these proteins:
- a CDS encoding sensor histidine kinase — MKKAWAYLIGLSQGILSAKNWLLAYALLILLPVSIMLGTFYQRSNDVLEKEVTRTMQLTLKQAGMNLTYKLNHIRDSSNSVFMNQILYDNLLQKDKITDQLGQIRELRNLAETAQENEDIFRLRFFVEASRMYGGDRINLYPLADMDQYPWYEAVKEAGGGIVWTGVYPEIYNDYGEKKIFSAARLLRNPRDYEEIVGVLVMDVSETLVQEIVSELQFSEKYAPYLLDGRGRLIYGTAGPDGEEPGAEAGSEQEMNQLPEDVLSAISHSEEGVVKRTIGRDNVNVVYTTVGTTGWKLVAQVSEAEISHRATALGQFTSIATLAGITVMFLVLVFVLLMFMIQGVQRRVQMILRMIRKEGIGWLEERRSMPDGDFRLLERSVDHLIHKVNNLVEESYQAKIQEREAQLRTLQAQINPHFLYNALDMINWSAISHNAEDTSEMIEALAQYFRLSLNKGRDNVSIEDELELARVFLEIQQNRFPSTFTFSIQAEPGLESYIIPKLTLQPLVENALLHGIRKTRSKQGTIEISVRLENGDVVLTVADDGIGMDPKQANRLLLEPAAGQQADGMDGSFGLYNVHERIRYFAGNRYGLSIETEPGAGTVVRVSVKAVIKK; from the coding sequence ATGAAAAAAGCCTGGGCTTATCTGATTGGACTCAGTCAGGGGATTCTCTCTGCGAAAAATTGGCTGCTTGCCTATGCCCTGCTCATTCTGCTGCCTGTGTCGATTATGCTGGGCACCTTTTATCAGCGCTCCAATGATGTATTGGAGAAGGAAGTGACCCGCACGATGCAGCTCACCCTGAAGCAAGCGGGAATGAACCTGACCTATAAGCTGAACCATATCCGCGACAGCAGCAACTCCGTCTTCATGAACCAGATCCTGTACGACAATCTGCTGCAAAAGGACAAGATTACCGATCAGCTGGGCCAGATCAGGGAGCTGCGGAATCTTGCCGAAACCGCCCAGGAGAATGAGGATATTTTCCGGCTGCGGTTTTTTGTTGAGGCTTCCCGGATGTACGGCGGTGACCGGATTAACCTGTATCCGCTGGCAGATATGGACCAATACCCTTGGTACGAAGCTGTGAAGGAGGCTGGCGGGGGCATTGTCTGGACGGGAGTATATCCGGAAATCTATAACGATTATGGGGAAAAGAAGATTTTCTCTGCCGCCCGGCTGCTGCGCAACCCCCGGGACTATGAGGAGATTGTCGGCGTTTTGGTGATGGATGTTTCTGAAACGCTGGTGCAGGAGATTGTGTCGGAGCTGCAATTCTCGGAGAAGTATGCACCGTATCTGCTTGACGGGCGCGGCAGGCTGATCTATGGAACAGCTGGACCTGACGGTGAGGAACCCGGTGCAGAAGCAGGCTCCGAGCAAGAGATGAACCAGCTTCCCGAAGACGTGCTTAGCGCCATCAGCCATTCTGAAGAAGGAGTTGTAAAAAGAACCATTGGCCGCGACAACGTAAATGTGGTATACACCACTGTTGGCACGACAGGCTGGAAGCTGGTGGCACAGGTATCGGAAGCGGAAATCTCGCACCGCGCCACGGCGCTTGGCCAGTTCACCAGTATTGCAACCCTGGCGGGGATTACGGTCATGTTCCTTGTGCTGGTGTTTGTGCTGCTGATGTTCATGATCCAGGGCGTACAGCGCCGGGTGCAGATGATCCTGCGCATGATCCGCAAGGAGGGGATCGGGTGGCTGGAGGAGCGCCGGTCGATGCCGGACGGGGATTTCCGCCTGCTGGAACGCAGTGTTGATCATCTGATACATAAGGTCAACAACCTGGTGGAGGAATCCTATCAGGCAAAGATACAGGAGCGTGAAGCCCAGCTGAGGACGCTGCAGGCCCAGATCAATCCCCATTTTCTCTACAACGCCCTGGATATGATTAATTGGTCAGCGATTTCCCATAATGCCGAGGATACCAGCGAAATGATCGAGGCGCTGGCCCAGTATTTCCGGCTAAGTCTGAACAAAGGCCGCGATAATGTCAGCATTGAGGATGAACTGGAGCTGGCGCGGGTGTTCCTGGAGATTCAGCAGAACCGTTTTCCTTCTACCTTCACGTTTTCTATCCAGGCTGAGCCTGGCCTGGAGTCTTATATCATCCCCAAGCTGACGCTGCAGCCGCTGGTAGAAAACGCATTGCTGCATGGCATACGCAAGACGAGATCCAAACAGGGGACGATTGAAATCTCGGTGCGTCTGGAGAACGGCGATGTTGTGCTGACTGTGGCGGATGACGGCATCGGGATGGACCCGAAGCAGGCGAACCGCCTGCTGCTTGAACCTGCCGCCGGACAACAGGCGGATGGGATGGACGGTTCGTTCGGATTATACAATGTGCATGAAAGAATCCGTTATTTTGCCGGAAACCGCTATGGCCTGTCCATTGAAACGGAACCGGGCGCGGGCACAGTGGTAAGGGTTAGCGTGAAAGCTGTTATAAAAAAATAA
- a CDS encoding membrane protein — MKSHVRTLQIAFTYIGTIVGAGFATGQEILRFFTRYGHWAVLTILFSTVLFIWLGTKMMIIARRVQAESYEDFNRHLFGERAGRSISLFTMIILIGVNSIMLAGAGAIFEEHLGMPYQAGLLLTLLGSYLLLKRGISGILQINSLVVPLMLTLSLIIIFNTLGVPGAERFLFLPTDHSFFGAWMSPLLYTAFNLGMAQAVLVPLARHTNDEQALLRGGILGGIGIGFLLLAAHFAMSSQMPGTLQYEIPMGTIAIRLGPAVQSIYLLLIFMEIFSTFVADIYGVSVQLQQRLPVAPVLVTPLLMLICYVFSQFGFSSLLSIFYPIFGAVSLVWVIMLLRAPMSPPPRPADPPGTDGKGITIVAVKPVIRITRK, encoded by the coding sequence ATGAAATCCCATGTCCGCACACTGCAAATCGCTTTCACCTATATTGGTACTATCGTAGGCGCCGGTTTTGCTACCGGCCAGGAAATCCTCCGTTTCTTCACACGTTATGGACACTGGGCGGTGCTGACCATCCTGTTTTCCACCGTCCTGTTTATCTGGCTCGGGACCAAAATGATGATCATCGCCCGGCGCGTTCAAGCAGAGTCTTATGAGGATTTCAACCGCCATCTTTTCGGTGAACGTGCCGGGAGAAGCATCAGCCTGTTCACCATGATTATCCTGATTGGCGTGAACAGCATTATGCTGGCCGGGGCCGGGGCTATTTTTGAGGAGCATCTCGGAATGCCCTATCAGGCAGGTCTGCTGTTGACCCTTCTGGGTTCCTACCTGCTGCTGAAGCGCGGAATTTCAGGTATCCTGCAGATCAACAGCCTGGTGGTGCCGCTAATGCTTACTCTGTCGCTAATTATTATTTTTAATACACTGGGCGTGCCTGGTGCGGAACGCTTTTTGTTCCTTCCGACGGATCACAGCTTCTTTGGCGCCTGGATGTCCCCCCTGCTCTATACCGCGTTCAATCTCGGAATGGCTCAAGCCGTACTGGTGCCGCTGGCCCGGCATACCAATGATGAACAAGCTCTGCTGCGGGGCGGCATTCTCGGAGGAATAGGCATCGGCTTCCTGCTGCTCGCGGCACATTTTGCCATGAGCTCGCAAATGCCGGGCACCCTTCAATATGAGATCCCGATGGGCACCATCGCCATCCGCCTTGGCCCCGCCGTACAGAGTATCTATCTGCTGCTGATTTTCATGGAGATCTTCAGCACTTTTGTAGCCGACATCTACGGTGTCAGTGTACAGCTTCAGCAGCGCCTGCCGGTCGCCCCCGTCCTTGTGACTCCACTCCTGATGCTGATCTGCTACGTGTTCAGCCAGTTTGGCTTCAGCTCACTGCTGTCTATATTTTATCCCATCTTCGGCGCGGTGTCGCTAGTATGGGTCATAATGCTGCTGCGTGCCCCGATGTCCCCGCCCCCGCGCCCGGCAGATCCCCCCGGCACGGACGGTAAGGGGATCACTATCGTCGCCGTTAAACCCGTAATCCGGATTACCCGGAAATAA
- the trxA gene encoding thioredoxin has translation MAIQHATDQNFNQLVQGNGVTVVNFWASWCGPCRMYAPILEAFANEAEGKVSVIKVNVDENPVTSAQYSIMSIPSTLIFQNSTLKYKETGILPARTLRTLVTGEAE, from the coding sequence TTGGCAATTCAACATGCAACAGATCAGAATTTCAATCAGCTGGTTCAGGGAAACGGAGTAACGGTAGTGAACTTTTGGGCTTCCTGGTGCGGGCCGTGCAGAATGTATGCTCCTATTTTGGAGGCTTTTGCAAATGAGGCAGAAGGGAAGGTTAGTGTCATTAAAGTCAATGTGGATGAAAATCCGGTTACGTCTGCCCAATATAGCATTATGAGTATCCCCTCTACACTTATTTTTCAGAATAGCACATTAAAATATAAGGAAACGGGGATTCTTCCGGCCAGGACTCTGCGTACCCTGGTTACAGGAGAAGCTGAATGA
- a CDS encoding AAA family ATPase: MKIEELQIGGYGRLHNREMKLDSGVSLLYGRNEAGKSTTLQFIRAMLFGIPGRVNPQERYEPAQGGQHGGMLAARDSEGGQWRIRRYMTGGETPGRSEKLHITVSHPDGRTEEAGQTEMERRLLGGISRSMFRQLFAVSLDELQELGALQSEEMSSYLFHAGMGGGGEIMRAERRLQQDAEKLYKPRGKVQEAAKILQSIEKLEREAAESRSYLLRYNQNIAALEAVELQLAQLEDRRRIAAGRLVHLRKAQEIRELWLKWSEAKLELAELPVIAAFPEDGAARWRTLESEVQNVEGVVFRLQRQHRDLAAELAKQPPDERLQAQGPQLEALDRRRSSYEDKKAEAERLAAELDALQEHLERILRGIGAGWGKAELAGFSATAADREAARRFAAGFSAYDRRMEAREAERQTLRSRLAAAAASLQAADRALAREHAAGAADFAGLAKRSPRELLQLWDELQLAAERWREAQLGGEPLRGRGAAGSGTGSAGRRAQRYRRMLLAGAALTLLLPPALWLTGAPPVSAWAALGLLAAADLALWAALRAERRADAAPPGHGGEGDAAAAEMRRLRGCCSPARSRRAGLAGRGSGSGRREAQALMPAGWRPG; this comes from the coding sequence ATGAAAATAGAGGAACTGCAGATTGGCGGTTATGGCCGCCTGCATAACCGTGAAATGAAGCTGGACAGCGGGGTAAGCCTGCTCTATGGCCGCAATGAAGCCGGTAAAAGCACTACCTTGCAGTTCATACGCGCTATGCTCTTCGGCATTCCGGGCAGAGTGAATCCCCAGGAGCGCTATGAGCCTGCGCAAGGGGGGCAGCATGGCGGAATGCTTGCAGCGCGTGACAGCGAAGGCGGACAGTGGAGAATCCGCCGGTATATGACAGGCGGAGAGACACCGGGCAGAAGTGAAAAGCTGCACATTACGGTTAGTCATCCCGATGGAAGAACCGAGGAAGCAGGCCAAACGGAGATGGAGCGGCGTTTGCTTGGCGGCATTTCCCGCAGTATGTTCCGCCAGCTGTTTGCTGTGTCGCTGGATGAGCTGCAGGAGCTTGGCGCGCTGCAGTCCGAGGAAATGAGCAGCTATCTGTTCCATGCCGGTATGGGGGGCGGCGGTGAGATTATGCGGGCCGAGCGGCGGCTGCAGCAGGATGCGGAGAAGCTCTACAAGCCGCGCGGAAAGGTGCAGGAAGCAGCCAAAATCCTGCAGTCGATAGAGAAGCTGGAGCGGGAGGCGGCCGAAAGCCGCTCCTATCTGTTGCGATATAACCAGAATATTGCGGCTTTGGAAGCCGTAGAGCTGCAGTTGGCTCAGCTGGAAGACCGCCGGCGGATCGCTGCCGGCAGGCTTGTTCACTTGCGCAAAGCCCAGGAGATCCGTGAACTGTGGCTGAAATGGAGCGAAGCGAAGCTGGAGCTGGCTGAGCTTCCGGTTATCGCTGCTTTTCCTGAGGATGGGGCCGCCCGCTGGCGGACCCTGGAGTCAGAAGTGCAGAATGTCGAAGGGGTGGTATTCCGTCTGCAGAGGCAGCACCGCGATCTTGCCGCTGAACTGGCGAAGCAGCCGCCGGATGAACGCCTTCAAGCTCAGGGACCGCAGCTCGAAGCTCTGGACCGCCGGCGCAGCAGCTATGAAGACAAGAAAGCCGAAGCGGAGCGCCTTGCGGCTGAACTTGATGCGCTGCAAGAGCATCTGGAACGCATTCTGCGCGGAATCGGGGCAGGCTGGGGCAAGGCCGAGCTGGCGGGCTTCTCCGCTACGGCGGCAGACCGTGAAGCTGCACGGCGTTTTGCGGCAGGCTTCAGCGCGTATGACCGCCGCATGGAAGCCCGTGAAGCGGAGCGGCAGACGCTGCGCTCCCGCCTGGCTGCTGCCGCCGCTTCGCTGCAGGCGGCAGACCGGGCCCTGGCGCGCGAGCACGCCGCCGGTGCCGCCGATTTCGCGGGCTTAGCCAAGCGCAGCCCGCGCGAGCTGCTGCAGCTCTGGGACGAGCTGCAGCTGGCTGCCGAGCGCTGGCGCGAAGCGCAGCTCGGCGGTGAGCCGCTGCGCGGCCGCGGCGCCGCAGGCAGCGGCACCGGCAGTGCCGGGCGCCGGGCGCAGCGCTACCGGCGCATGCTGCTGGCGGGCGCAGCGCTTACGCTGCTGCTGCCGCCAGCGCTGTGGCTGACCGGCGCACCGCCGGTCAGCGCCTGGGCCGCGCTCGGCCTGCTGGCCGCAGCGGACCTGGCCCTGTGGGCCGCCCTGCGCGCGGAGCGCAGGGCGGACGCGGCCCCGCCGGGGCACGGCGGGGAGGGCGATGCCGCCGCAGCGGAGATGCGGCGGCTGCGGGGCTGCTGCTCTCCGGCGCGGAGCCGGAGAGCGGGCTTGGCCGGCCGGGGCAGCGGCAGCGGCCGGCGGGAGGCGCAAGCCCTGATGCCAGCGGGCTGGAGGCCGGGATGA
- a CDS encoding exonuclease SbcCD subunit D → MIPFRFLHAADLHLDSRFAGLAQLPQAIRSYLRESTFAALGRLVSVAVQEKTDFVVISGDVYDISDASLQGQLRFQEALQELGKHGIAVFLIHGNHDPLDGPRLSTEPPGHVTVFGGSEPGQAVARRRSDGREVAVVSGISYPTAKVTENTALQFKRRPGSDLYHIALLHGNVDGDPQHETYSPCSRKDLIGRGYDYWALGHIHKRRILHEQPPVVYPGNIQGRSVKETGPKGCYVVDVNEAGQATLKFHELDAVRWHVRELSIDGLADEAQWAGAVEQAVEEVRDAFPELMSVVRFRLTGRGAVHKALAEKGAAEDLLAELQRREAIRAERKAYAGLVWTEGFALETGLAVDRGRLVQEDSFLGEMLRLAGRSEQSSAGLEELMDSALKPLMESRELRRMLASVSPEEKLGWLRNAAELGITLLAGMDEHTGAMLAGGGNQMEDNKRQEQLQTDAGILPDRPDVSLVSQEGTDETARTQAVKPIREERGDAG, encoded by the coding sequence ATGATTCCTTTTCGTTTTCTGCATGCCGCAGATCTGCATCTGGACAGCCGTTTTGCCGGACTGGCGCAGCTTCCGCAGGCTATACGCTCCTATTTAAGAGAGTCCACCTTTGCCGCCCTCGGGCGGCTTGTTAGCGTAGCGGTTCAGGAAAAAACCGATTTTGTGGTCATCAGCGGGGATGTCTACGATATATCGGACGCTTCACTGCAGGGACAGCTGCGCTTTCAGGAGGCGCTTCAGGAGCTGGGGAAACACGGCATAGCAGTGTTCCTGATTCATGGCAATCATGATCCGCTGGACGGCCCCCGCCTCAGCACTGAGCCTCCGGGGCATGTGACCGTATTCGGCGGCAGTGAACCGGGACAAGCTGTTGCACGGCGCCGCAGTGATGGCCGGGAGGTTGCTGTAGTCAGCGGGATTTCCTATCCTACCGCCAAGGTGACAGAGAACACGGCCTTGCAGTTTAAACGCAGGCCGGGAAGCGATTTGTACCATATTGCTCTTTTGCACGGGAACGTCGATGGAGATCCCCAGCATGAGACTTATTCCCCCTGCAGCCGCAAAGATCTGATCGGGCGCGGTTACGACTACTGGGCGCTCGGGCATATACATAAACGCAGGATTCTGCATGAGCAGCCGCCGGTTGTATACCCGGGGAACATCCAGGGTCGCAGTGTCAAAGAGACCGGTCCAAAAGGCTGTTATGTTGTGGATGTGAATGAAGCAGGTCAGGCAACCCTCAAGTTTCATGAATTGGATGCTGTCCGCTGGCATGTCCGTGAACTCTCCATTGACGGCCTGGCGGATGAAGCGCAGTGGGCCGGAGCCGTGGAACAGGCTGTGGAGGAGGTCAGGGACGCGTTTCCGGAGCTGATGTCGGTGGTCCGCTTCCGGCTGACAGGACGAGGCGCTGTACACAAAGCGCTGGCTGAGAAGGGCGCGGCAGAGGATCTGCTCGCTGAATTGCAGCGGCGGGAGGCTATACGCGCAGAACGCAAAGCGTACGCAGGTCTGGTCTGGACAGAAGGCTTCGCACTGGAGACAGGACTGGCTGTTGACCGCGGGCGACTCGTTCAGGAGGACAGCTTTCTTGGTGAAATGCTGCGGCTGGCCGGGCGGAGTGAACAATCTTCTGCCGGGCTGGAGGAGCTGATGGACAGTGCGCTCAAGCCGTTGATGGAGAGCCGTGAGCTGCGCAGAATGCTTGCTTCTGTCTCACCGGAGGAGAAGCTGGGCTGGCTGAGAAATGCAGCCGAGCTTGGAATTACCCTGCTTGCAGGGATGGATGAGCATACCGGAGCCATGCTGGCCGGGGGCGGAAATCAAATGGAAGACAACAAACGTCAAGAACAGCTCCAGACAGATGCTGGAATACTGCCAGACCGGCCAGATGTGTCTCTTGTCTCACAGGAAGGTACAGATGAAACGGCACGGACTCAGGCGGTGAAGCCTATCCGGGAGGAACGGGGGGATGCCGGATGA
- a CDS encoding xanthine phosphoribosyltransferase yields the protein MELLKQRILEEGVVLSDQVLKLDALLNHQVDPMLTMEMGREFAGRFADAGVTRVVTVESSGIAVAFATAYEMKVPLVFARRKKTLLADPDALCERVPSFTKGIVTDIMLSRQFISPDDKVLFIDDIIANGDAARGLIKIIHRSGAELVGLGVVVEKSFQAGARTIREQGIRLESLVRIMSLSDGKIVFDE from the coding sequence ATGGAATTATTGAAACAACGGATTTTGGAGGAAGGGGTCGTCCTTTCCGATCAGGTGCTGAAGCTGGATGCTCTGCTCAACCACCAGGTTGATCCTATGCTGACGATGGAAATGGGACGGGAGTTTGCCGGGAGATTTGCTGATGCTGGAGTTACCCGTGTGGTTACCGTGGAATCCTCGGGTATTGCCGTGGCATTTGCCACCGCTTATGAAATGAAGGTGCCGCTGGTTTTTGCCCGCCGCAAAAAAACGCTGCTCGCTGATCCGGATGCGCTCTGTGAAAGAGTTCCTTCGTTCACCAAAGGCATCGTTACAGACATCATGCTCTCCCGGCAGTTTATCTCCCCGGATGACAAGGTGCTGTTTATCGATGATATCATTGCTAACGGCGATGCTGCGCGTGGTCTGATCAAAATCATCCACCGTTCCGGTGCCGAACTGGTCGGACTCGGTGTAGTTGTAGAAAAAAGCTTCCAGGCAGGGGCCAGAACCATTCGGGAACAGGGGATCCGGCTGGAGTCGCTTGTCCGCATTATGTCATTGAGTGACGGGAAAATTGTCTTTGACGAATAA
- a CDS encoding glycosyltransferase family 4 protein, whose translation MNLLQALFFPPEQPGGVSSMIPYLQERFRSSRWDMDLFWLPKRIRGKGREEVSFETFDWTLYGESPVVQKYIQTYKDYIWWTKLRMSKNYDLIHAHHPIAGLAMKRIYPGVPLIQTLHSSYERELILNGVILEGGPEHQFLVSIYRELEHVSDRLMTVSRSFADYLAPYIDRPDRIGVIPNGFDEKRFKPVPHDNDIPQLVTVTRLVPAKGIDTLFKACAELKKRNHEYVLHIIGDGPSRAELEQLAQSLGIYNETIFYGYTLHPEEFMPFFDIFVLPSRAEAFGSVFAEAALSCLALVGTNVGGIPEQIEDGVNGLLVDPDDEVALADALEKVISDPGYRYELSRSAWDKAKSLYSLTRVANELKKTYLQYQPGTKG comes from the coding sequence ATGAACTTGCTGCAAGCGCTATTCTTCCCGCCGGAGCAACCCGGTGGTGTATCTTCCATGATCCCGTATCTGCAGGAACGCTTCCGTTCAAGCCGCTGGGATATGGATTTGTTCTGGCTGCCCAAGCGTATCCGCGGAAAGGGGCGTGAAGAGGTCAGTTTTGAAACCTTTGACTGGACCCTCTATGGCGAAAGTCCTGTGGTGCAAAAATATATTCAGACCTACAAGGATTATATATGGTGGACCAAGCTGCGTATGAGCAAAAACTATGATCTGATCCATGCCCATCATCCGATTGCGGGACTGGCGATGAAAAGAATCTATCCCGGGGTCCCGCTGATTCAAACTTTGCATTCCAGCTATGAACGCGAGTTGATTCTGAACGGCGTTATTCTTGAGGGCGGGCCGGAGCATCAATTTCTTGTCTCGATTTACCGCGAACTGGAGCATGTCAGCGACCGGCTCATGACGGTGTCACGCTCTTTTGCCGACTACCTGGCCCCATACATTGACCGGCCTGACAGGATCGGAGTGATTCCGAACGGTTTTGATGAGAAAAGATTCAAGCCGGTGCCGCATGACAACGACATCCCGCAGCTGGTAACCGTAACACGTCTGGTACCGGCCAAGGGAATAGACACCTTGTTCAAAGCCTGCGCCGAGCTGAAAAAACGCAATCATGAATATGTCCTGCATATTATCGGTGACGGTCCTTCCCGTGCAGAGCTGGAGCAGCTGGCGCAGAGCCTGGGCATTTATAATGAAACTATATTTTACGGCTATACGCTGCATCCGGAAGAATTTATGCCGTTCTTTGATATTTTTGTGCTGCCGTCCCGCGCGGAAGCCTTTGGGTCGGTGTTTGCGGAGGCGGCGCTCAGCTGTCTGGCGCTGGTAGGCACTAATGTAGGCGGAATTCCGGAACAGATTGAAGACGGGGTGAACGGCCTGCTGGTTGATCCGGATGATGAGGTGGCCCTGGCGGATGCCCTGGAAAAAGTGATCAGCGATCCCGGGTACCGCTACGAGCTGTCCCGTTCGGCCTGGGATAAAGCAAAGAGCTTATATTCATTAACACGAGTAGCCAATGAGCTCAAAAAAACCTATCTGCAGTATCAGCCGGGAACGAAAGGGTGA
- a CDS encoding GNAT family N-acetyltransferase: MKIEALSQDRRDEFLNFCRKYRAEVDESFLYEEDLAEFELSEENPTYVAINAEGTLVAAASLILNDYNRRGRKGRFRIFQADTADQALYRELLQAILPHTAGLDRLDIFVPTVNTRETNNMLAAGFVVERYSYLLVRDEESIPDFSLPSGYEIKPLRPGADESVWCEVRNAGFAKLKGSETPATPEMVTKMISGNDYIANGLLILYHNSRAVGIVRGADDDYEGSPIMNIGPLAVLPEYQGKGLGRILLRAALQFAKEQSYTQTVLCVNAENERAQALYIAEGFKQVEAAACFTYDLTAK; the protein is encoded by the coding sequence ATGAAAATTGAAGCGTTAAGTCAGGACAGAAGAGACGAATTTTTGAATTTTTGCCGGAAATACCGGGCGGAGGTTGATGAATCCTTTTTATATGAAGAGGACCTTGCTGAGTTTGAGCTGTCTGAAGAGAACCCCACATATGTTGCGATAAATGCAGAGGGAACGCTGGTTGCAGCAGCTTCGCTGATTTTGAACGATTACAACCGCAGAGGGCGGAAAGGCCGTTTTCGGATTTTTCAGGCGGATACAGCTGATCAGGCGCTTTACCGGGAGCTGCTGCAAGCCATTCTACCGCATACGGCAGGTCTGGATAGGCTGGATATATTTGTGCCGACGGTGAATACAAGAGAGACGAACAATATGCTGGCTGCCGGATTTGTCGTGGAGCGCTACTCCTATTTACTCGTCAGAGATGAAGAGAGCATTCCCGATTTCAGCTTGCCCAGCGGGTACGAAATTAAGCCCTTACGGCCTGGAGCCGATGAGTCTGTCTGGTGTGAGGTGAGAAATGCCGGCTTTGCCAAACTTAAAGGAAGTGAAACGCCGGCCACCCCGGAGATGGTAACTAAGATGATCTCCGGCAATGACTACATTGCCAACGGCTTATTAATCCTCTACCATAACAGCCGGGCGGTCGGAATTGTCCGTGGAGCCGATGATGACTACGAAGGCTCACCCATCATGAACATTGGCCCTTTGGCTGTACTGCCGGAATATCAAGGGAAGGGGCTTGGAAGAATTCTGCTCAGAGCGGCACTGCAGTTCGCCAAGGAGCAGTCATACACGCAAACTGTATTATGTGTAAATGCTGAAAATGAGCGTGCCCAGGCACTGTATATCGCAGAGGGCTTTAAGCAGGTGGAGGCTGCTGCCTGCTTCACATATGATCTGACAGCTAAATAG
- a CDS encoding response regulator has protein sequence MKTLVIVDDEPSVLNGLRSYVDWAGQGIELIGTADDGDAGLEMIKALKPDIVLTDVQMPAMDGIRMAAEVRAVLPFTKIVFISGHNDADYLRSALQIHAVDYLLKPIRRKELASVMGKVTGALDAEARERSRVKEMQAKLAQSLPLLRERFLLSVISDRINPAHIREKLEFLDLTLLSASDYIVIVIMIDDVPQVLDTRSEQDKQLLSYTVLNIIQELIDKQMRGITFEKQPGEYVGILLTRQLDDGDAEEAEEVQSPEQELLLLAESIRDNLRQWLKLSVTIGVGEGVSSLPELPLSYKQARGAADQKWYLGKNRILSMDKLESAEHLRYRYEAEWSERVLTALRSGDRERTLSELEQIFARLEQNRGQGSRYAQNVSLHLILQSGQVMLELNGMSEDWEQKEMEAWKQVMRQETIHDLLQYTAAYLQEVCDYSRLKRSGKASEVIERVRLLIGQRYSENLSAADIAEGVYLSPTYVRLLFKQETGETLFEYLTKVRIEQAKNLLKDPQNKLYEVCYAVGYTDPSHFSKLFKKITGCTPSAYREQLK, from the coding sequence ATGAAAACACTGGTCATTGTTGACGATGAGCCTTCGGTGCTGAACGGATTGCGGAGCTATGTGGACTGGGCGGGGCAGGGGATCGAGCTGATTGGCACGGCGGATGACGGAGATGCGGGACTTGAGATGATCAAGGCGCTGAAGCCGGATATCGTGCTGACCGATGTGCAGATGCCGGCGATGGACGGCATCCGGATGGCGGCGGAAGTGCGTGCGGTGCTGCCTTTCACCAAAATCGTGTTCATCAGCGGGCATAACGATGCCGATTATTTGCGGTCTGCGCTGCAGATCCACGCGGTGGATTACCTCCTGAAGCCCATCCGCCGCAAAGAGCTGGCCTCTGTCATGGGCAAGGTGACGGGAGCGCTTGATGCGGAAGCAAGGGAACGCAGCCGTGTGAAAGAGATGCAGGCCAAGCTGGCCCAGAGCCTGCCGCTGCTGCGTGAACGGTTTCTCCTGTCTGTAATCAGTGACCGCATTAATCCGGCGCATATCCGGGAGAAGCTGGAGTTTCTGGATTTGACGTTGTTATCTGCAAGCGATTACATCGTCATCGTCATTATGATTGATGATGTGCCGCAGGTACTGGATACCCGCAGCGAGCAGGATAAGCAGCTGCTTTCCTACACGGTGCTGAATATTATACAGGAGTTAATCGACAAGCAGATGCGGGGCATTACCTTTGAGAAGCAGCCCGGAGAGTATGTGGGAATTCTGCTGACCCGGCAGCTGGATGACGGAGATGCGGAAGAGGCTGAGGAGGTTCAGTCTCCCGAGCAGGAGCTTCTCCTGCTGGCGGAATCCATCCGTGACAATCTGCGGCAATGGCTGAAGCTCAGTGTGACCATCGGGGTGGGCGAGGGCGTCAGCAGCTTGCCGGAATTGCCGTTGTCCTATAAGCAGGCGAGAGGTGCGGCAGACCAGAAATGGTATCTGGGCAAAAACCGCATCCTTTCGATGGACAAGCTGGAATCCGCTGAGCATCTGCGGTACCGCTATGAAGCGGAGTGGAGTGAACGGGTGCTCACGGCATTAAGGTCAGGAGACCGGGAGCGAACCTTGAGCGAGCTGGAGCAGATTTTTGCACGGCTGGAGCAGAACCGCGGGCAGGGCTCCCGTTATGCCCAGAATGTCAGCCTGCATCTGATCCTGCAATCCGGGCAGGTTATGCTTGAGCTGAACGGGATGTCAGAGGACTGGGAGCAGAAGGAGATGGAAGCCTGGAAGCAGGTAATGCGCCAGGAAACGATACATGATTTGCTGCAGTATACTGCGGCATATCTGCAAGAGGTTTGCGATTACTCCCGTTTGAAGCGTAGTGGAAAAGCCAGCGAGGTTATTGAACGGGTACGCTTGCTGATCGGGCAGAGATATTCCGAGAATTTAAGCGCAGCGGACATCGCTGAAGGCGTATATCTCAGCCCTACCTACGTCAGACTGCTGTTCAAGCAGGAAACCGGAGAAACCTTATTTGAATATCTGACCAAGGTCCGGATAGAGCAGGCCAAAAACCTGCTGAAAGATCCGCAGAATAAATTGTATGAGGTCTGTTATGCGGTGGGTTATACCGATCCCAGCCACTTCAGCAAGCTGTTCAAAAAAATAACGGGATGTACACCAAGCGCATACAGGGAGCAGCTGAAATGA